In Jaculus jaculus isolate mJacJac1 chromosome 11, mJacJac1.mat.Y.cur, whole genome shotgun sequence, the following proteins share a genomic window:
- the LOC101600755 gene encoding growth-regulated protein homolog gamma — protein sequence MARATSSPRAPLLGAALLLLLLGTSGRQATGAPVALELRCQCLQTVPGVHPKSIQSVKVLAPGPHCTQPEVIAMLKDGREICLNPESPMVQKIIHKILNSDASS from the exons ATGGCCCGCGCCACCTCCAGTCCCCGCGCCCCGCTCCTCGGGGccgcgctgctgctgctgctcctggggacCTCAGGCCGGCAAGCGACAG GTGCGCCTGTGGCCTTGGAGCTGCGCTGCCAGTGTCTGCAAACAGTGCCAGGAGTGCACCCCAAGAGCATCCAGAGTGTGAAGGTGTTGGCCCCAGGACCCCACTGCACCCAGCCTGAAGTCAT AGCCATGCTGAAGGATGGACGAGAGATTTGTCTCAACCCGGAATCTCCCATGGTCCAGAAGATCATCCACAAGATACTGAACAG TGATGCCTCCAGCTGA